In the Lepus europaeus isolate LE1 chromosome 18, mLepTim1.pri, whole genome shotgun sequence genome, one interval contains:
- the LOC133746783 gene encoding adenylate kinase isoenzyme 6-like: protein MLLPNILLTSTPGIGKTTLGKELASRSGLKYVNVGDLAREDELYDGFDEEYNCPILDEDRVIDELDNQMRDGGAIVDYHGCDFFPEHWFHIVFVLRTDTSVLYKRLETRGDSEKKLNDNIQCEIFQVLYEEAMESYKEETVHQLPSNKPEELEENISQILKWIEQWIKDHNS from the coding sequence ATGTTGCTGCCAAACATTCTGCTCACCAGTACTCCAGGGATTGGGAAAACCACACTAGGCAAAGAACTTGCATCAAGATCAGGACTGAAATACGTTAATGTGGGTGATTTAGCTCGAGAAGATGAATTATATGATGGCTTTGATGAAGAGTATAATTGTCCCATTTTAGATGAAGATAGAGTAATAGATGAGCTAGATAACCAAATGAGAGATGGTGGAGCTATTGTTGATTACCACGGCTGTGATTTCTTCCCTGAACATTGGTTTCATATAGTTTTTGTGCTGAGAACAGATACCAGTGTGTTGTACAAAAGACTGGAAACAAGGGGTGATAGTGAGAAGAAACTAAATGACAATATTCAGTGTGAGATTTTTCAAGTTCTTTATGAAGAAGCAATGGAGTCGTACAAGGAAGAAACTGTGCATCAGTTGCCCAGCAATAAACCAGAAGAACTAGAGGAGAACATAAGTCAGATCTTGAAATGGATTGAGCAGTGGATCAAGGACCATAACTCTTGA